Proteins found in one Herbiconiux sp. A18JL235 genomic segment:
- a CDS encoding aldo/keto reductase, which yields MTKPAPTRTLNDGRDMPALGFGTYPLRGEDGVAAIVSAIDTGYRSLDTAFNYDNEGAVGEAIRRSGIRRDELFVTSKLPGRYHGRAEAAEAVRESTWRLGLEQLDLYLIHWPNPSVDKYVEAWEALVEAREDGLVRSIGVSNFTRAQLDRIIAATGVTPAVNQIELHPYFPQVEQRAVNAELGIATEAWSPLGKRNAAYGQRAVLDAAEAHGVTPAQVILRWHVQLGSVPIPKSGTPARQAENLDVFGFELSDSEVEAITALGQTDGRLFGGDPDTHEEP from the coding sequence ATGACGAAACCCGCTCCCACCCGCACGCTCAACGACGGCCGCGACATGCCCGCCCTCGGCTTCGGCACCTACCCGCTCCGCGGCGAAGACGGTGTGGCGGCGATCGTCTCCGCCATCGACACCGGCTACCGCTCGCTCGACACGGCGTTCAACTACGACAACGAGGGCGCCGTCGGCGAAGCGATCCGGCGGAGCGGCATCCGGCGAGACGAGCTCTTCGTCACCTCCAAGCTGCCCGGCCGCTACCACGGGCGGGCCGAGGCCGCCGAGGCGGTCAGGGAGTCGACCTGGCGGCTCGGGCTCGAGCAGCTCGACCTGTACCTCATCCACTGGCCGAACCCGAGCGTCGACAAGTACGTCGAAGCGTGGGAGGCGCTCGTGGAGGCCCGCGAAGACGGGCTCGTGAGGTCGATCGGGGTGAGCAACTTCACCCGCGCTCAGCTCGACCGCATCATCGCCGCCACCGGGGTCACCCCCGCGGTCAATCAGATCGAGCTGCACCCGTACTTCCCGCAGGTGGAGCAGCGGGCGGTGAACGCCGAGCTCGGCATCGCCACCGAGGCGTGGAGCCCGCTCGGCAAGCGCAACGCTGCCTACGGTCAGCGGGCGGTGCTCGACGCCGCCGAAGCGCACGGGGTGACCCCGGCTCAGGTCATCCTGCGCTGGCACGTGCAGCTCGGCAGCGTGCCCATCCCGAAGAGCGGCACCCCGGCCCGTCAGGCCGAGAACCTCGACGTGTTCGGCTTCGAGTTGAGCGACTCCGAGGTGGAGGCCATCACCGCGCTCGGTCAGACCGACGGTCGACTGTTCGGCGGCGACCCCGACACCCACGAGGAGCCGTGA